In Zingiber officinale cultivar Zhangliang chromosome 1A, Zo_v1.1, whole genome shotgun sequence, a genomic segment contains:
- the LOC122010984 gene encoding auxin-induced protein 22D-like has protein sequence MEAMASYVKDTELRLGLPGSDASEKPVTRGGKRALLEDESDFNDSSPEEDSGRRSVVASPMAKAQLVGWPPIRTYRKNNFPVKKAETEPDAVGLFVKVSMDGAPYLRKIDLKVYKGYKEFREALDIMFKCFSLGEVSRKEGSNGCEYAIIYEDKDDDLMLVGDVPWEMFISSCKRLRIVKGYEARSLKSSQPIL, from the exons ATGGAAGCTATGGCGAGCTACGTCAAGGACACCGAGCTACGGCTCGGTTTGCCTGGCTCTGACGCGTCGGAGAAGCCGGTCACAAGGGGTGGAAAACGGGCACTTCTGGAGGATGAGTCCGACTTCAACGATTCTTCGCCGGAGGAAGACTCCGGTCGCAGGAGTGTTGTTGCCTCTCCAATGGCGAA AGCACAACTAGTCGGATGGCCACCGATCCGGACATACAGGAAGAACAACTTCCCGGTCAAGAAGGCGGAGACGGAGCCGGACGCCGTCGGATTGTTTGTGAAGGTTAGCATGGATGGAGCTCCTTACTTGAGGAAGATTGACCTCAAGGTTTACAAGGGGTACAAGGAGTTCAGAGAGGCCTTAGACATCATGTTCAAATGTTTTTCCTTAG GTGAAGTGTCAAGAAAAGAAGGTTCTAATGGATGTGAATATGCCATCATTTATGAAGACAAAGATGATGACTTGATGTTGGTGGGAGATGTTCCTTGGGA GATGTTTATCTCTTCTTGCAAAAGACTAAGGATAGTGAAAGGATATGAAGCAAGAAGCTTGAAATCAAGTCAACCAATTCTATAA